The genomic stretch CGGCTCCGCCACAGTGATCCTTGAAGGCATCTCCGTGGGTATGATCTCCACTGCTGCGCCGGTGATCATCATCGTGCTTGGAATCATCACCGCTTTCACCGTCAGCAAGGGTTTCGACATTGTCGAGATGGGTCTCTATGGCATCGGTTTCGGTGCCGTGGGCATGCTTGCCACGCTGGGAGTGACCTTGGCGATGGATGCCTTTGGCCCGATCGCGGACAATGCCGGAGGCAATGCTCAGATGTCGCATTTGCCCAAAAGTGTGCGTGAAAGAACAGATAATCTCGATGCCGTCGGAAACACTACCGCGGCAATCGGAAAAGGCTTTGCCATCGGTTCTGCGGCACTCACCGCCATGGCTTTGATGGCGGCGTATCTGGAAAAAGTGCGCGACGCCTTTGTCATGATGGGCAACAAACTCGGCGAGATCCAATATCTGGAGATCAATTACGGCACTTTCAGCCACAAGGTCGAAGCTTCCAAAGCCACGCTGACGAACTTTATCGATTATTATCAGATCAATCCGCTCAATCCGAAGTTCCTTCTTGGAATCTTCGTGGGCGCAATGGTCACCTACGTCTTTTCCGCGCTCACCATCAAAGCAGTGGGACGCGCAGCCGGCAAGATGGTGAAAGAGGTGAGGCGTCAGTTTACCACCATGCCGGGCATCCTGCAAGGTAAGACAAAGCCGGATTATGAGCGCTGCGTCACCATCTCCACCCAAGGCGCGCAACAGGAAATGATTCTGCCCGCGCTGATCGGTATCATCACACCGGTGGCGATTGGTCTTGTCTTTGGAGTAGCGGGCGTTTTGGGAGTCCTCATTGGTGGTCTCACCACCGGTTTTGTGACCGCGGTGATGATGAACAACGCCGGCGGCGCCTGGGATAATGCGAAGAAATTTGTGGAAATGGGAGAGATGGGCGGAAGCGGATCACAGATCCACAAAGCCACCATCGTTGGCGACACGGTTGGCGATCCTTTCAAGGATACCGCCGGTCCCTGCATCAACATCCTGATCAAGCTGATGAGCATGGTCTCCATCGTCTTTGCCGGATTGATCGTGACCTATTCCCCCAGAATCCAAAACATCTATATGCCAAAAACCAACAACACCGTCATCGAACAGACTATCGATGCGCCTGGGGACAGCTTGAGAGGACTGATTGATGACCACATGGATAAATGAGCGGTTGAACAAACGCTCTTGATAGTCATTTAGAGCAAGGAAATAAGCATGACCGAAAAAGACATCAAACAACAAATCACCGATCTCGAAGGCGAGATCATCCAAAAAAAGACGGAACTATACAAACTCAAACGCTCCGTCCCGCGCTTTGAAATCCAGGACTACAAACTCCTGCGCCGCGATGGCAAAGCAGTGCTCATTTCCGAACTTTTCGGAGACAAACAGGAGATGATCCTCGTGCACAACATGGGCGCCGCCTGTCCCTATTGCACGCTCTGGGCGGATGGATTCATCGGCATCCAAAAACATCTTGAAAACCGCGCCGCCTTTGTGGTTTCCACTCCCGATCCGCCATCGGCGATGGATGCTTTCGCAAGCTTTAGAGGATGGAACTTTGAAGTTGTCTCCACTTCCGCCTGCACGCTGAAGCACGATCTCGGTTTTCAGCTTGAGGACGGCAGTTATTATCCGGGAGTATCGACCCTCTTCAAAGACGAATCCGGCAAGATTATCCATGTGGCAAAAGCTTTCTTCGGTCCCGGAGACGACTTTTGCGCACTCTGGTATTTCTTTGACCTGCTCCATATCGAAGACCCCGACTGGGAACCGAAATTCAAGTATTAAGGTAGTTTTCGGCTTACTCAAAGGGAGAGGATAGCTCCGGATTTTACGCGCCAAAAATGACTAAGGTGAGACGGAAAAACCAACTGTCTCCTCTTTGCTGAAAGTATATTTCGCCGTTGGAAAAGCCTGATAGAATGAAAGATAACCCCCATCATGTCATCAGTGTTCAATCCTTCAAGTCCTGCATGTCCGTTCATTCCCAGTCTAATCTTTTTTTTTCCTTGCCAAAATACCAAGCTTTCAAAACCCTCCTCCCATCATCAAAGTCATCGAAGATAAAACCATAAGGAGAAATACCATGCAGAAACTCATGCTTATCGCCATTGCCCTTTTCGGCATAGGATTGCTTTTTGCCCAAGGCTTCACGATTTCCACCCCGGAAGGAAATATTTCCATGAACATCACCGGAGTCCAGGCAGACGGAAAAACCAATTCAGGAACCCTGATCGACAACATCGTCGCCCGTCTTGAACAACTCCAAAAAGAACATCATGTCAAATTGAACAAGGTGGATCAGATCCGCGCCAAGAAACTCGTGGACGAGATTTATGAGCTATTGGCGCTGTTGCCAATGGACGCAAACGTCTCTGTGACATCCGCTCCCACCGCTCAACCGAGCTCACAGCCCAATATCAGTATCAACATCACTTCCCCTCCAGCGGATACAAAACCAGCCCCGACAGTGAAACCGTCCACCGAAAAACCCAAGCATGAAGCAATCACTACGCCGGGACGCAAACTCATGCCGGACAAAGATTTTAACGATCTGATGGCACGAATCAACAAAGAAAGCTTTGCGGACAACAAATTGCGCGTGCTGAATACTGCCGCCAAAAACAGCAGATTCAACGTCAGCCAGATCGTTCGCTTGATCGGAGCTTTCACCTTTGCAGAAGACAAACTCAACGCTTTGAGCGTGGCTTATCCGGAATGCCAGGATCCGCACAACAATTATAAGATACTGGAAGCCTTCACTTTCGCATCCGACAAGGAAGACGCGGAAGAGATCATCAACTCATACTGAGAAAGATAATCAAGGCAAATATATCAGCTATGTAAAATGGCGGGAAGTTATCCCGCCTTTTTTTATGATGTTTATCCGCATCATGGAGCGCCGACGTCCCCGTCGGCGACAATAGCGATGAACCAGACACTTTCGCAGCATCGGCATGCTGCGCTACACCAAATTGTCAAGTCCGTATTGACTCCGTAATGCTAAGGAGAAAGGTAGCGCAGGATGCCGATCCTGCGGAGAAAAAAGCCTGCATTGAGAAGGGCGGGGTCCGAAGATCCCGCCCCTGGTTCTATGCTGTTCGGGAAACCGGCATTGCCGGATCGTGAATGCTAATTAGCTATCCGCCAGTTTCTTATACTGCAGGTATCTATCCTTAAAGAAGATTTCGGCACTTGCCTGAAACTGTTTTGAGCGTTCCGGGAAGATCAGTTCCAGACCTGAATAGCGTTTCTCGAGGGCAAGGTAATCCTGCACTTTCATGGTGGGTTCCTTGCTGTCCAGAGTGAGCGGATTCTTGTTTTGCAGACGGTTTAGCGGATTATAGCGGTAGAGCAGCCAGTAGCCTGCTTCCACCGCGCGTTTTTGTTGTTTCTGCGCTTGGGACATATCGATGCCGTGGTTGATGCAAGGGGCATAGGCGATGATGATGGAGGGACCGGGAAATGCTTCCGCTTCCTGGATCGCCTGCATCGCCTGAACCTTGTTTGCGCCCATTGCGATGGACGCGACATAGACGTAGCCATAGGTCATCATCATCATGCCGAGGTCTTTCTTGTTCGTGTTCTTTCCTGCTTCGGCAAAGCGGGCGATGGAGCCGAGCGGAGTGGCTTTGGAAGCCTGTCCGCCGGTGTTTGAATACACTTCGGTATCCAGCACGAAGACGTTTACGTTTTGGTTTGATGCGAGCACATGGTCGAGTCCGCCAAAGCCGATATCATAAGCCCATCCGTCACCACCGACTGCCCAGATCGATTTCTCGATCAGATAGTCTTTCAGTTCGATGACGCGGCGCAGCAGCTTGGCGCAGCCTTCGCAGGCTTTTCCAATCGCGTCGGGCAGCAGGGCTTTGATTTTTGCGGCGTTTTCCTTGGCGGGGGCATCCACATCTGTCCAATGTCCGAGTGCATAGCCAAAGGCTTCTTTCAGAGTGGGATCGATGGCTTTGTCCATCAAATGCTCAATGGCAAGCTTGAGCAGCTTGCGGTGGGAATTGATCGCCAGACGCATACCGAAACCATATTCGGCATTGTCTTCAAAGAGGCTGTTTGCCCAGGCGGGCCCTTTGCCATCCTTGTTTTTGGTGTAGGGAATGGTGGGGAAGGTTCCGCCCCAGATGGAAGAACAGCCGGTGGCGTTGGCAATGATCATGCGGTCGCCATAAAGCTGGGTGAGCAGCTTGATATATGGCGTTTCGCCGCAACCTGCACAGGCGCCTGAAAACTCAAGTAAAGGCTGTTTGAACTGGCTGCCCTTGACGTTGGTTTCCTTGTAATTTGCCATCACGTCATTGGGCAGAGCATCAAAGTATTCATAATTGGCTTGTTCGCCGATTGCTCTCTCATCTTCGATGGGGCTCATAACCAATGCGGCTTTGGGGCATTCGTTCACGCAGACGCGGCAGCTTTGGCAATCGTCGATATAGGCTTGTATCTTATATTGATATCCCTCAGCGCCAATGGCTTTGAGGGTTTTGAATGTATCGGGAGCGCCTTTGAGATCCTCATCTTTGATCAATTTGGAGCGGATCGCGGCATGAGGACAGACGAAAGAACATTGATTGCATTGGATGCAGTTTTCGGCAATCCAGTGCGGGGCTGCCGGTGCGACGCGGCGTTTTTCCAGTCTCGCGGTTCCCGTGGGAATGTATCCGTCAAGCGGCATTTCGGAAACCTTGATGCTGTCTCCAAGCTCTCTCATGATGGGGGCGATCACTTTTTTGGAGAAGTCATCGGCATCGTCCGGCACGAGTTTCTTGATCGGAGCATATTCAGCAGGAAGGCTGGCGGGGACGTCGATCTCGACTAATGCTTCGTTCACTTTATCCACAGCGTTCAGGTTCATTTGAACGATCTCATCGCCTTTTCTGCCATAGGTCTTTTCGATGGATTCCTTGATCAGGGAGATGGCTTCGCCACGTTCGAGAACACCGGAAATGAGGAAGAAAGCGGTCTGCATAACGGTATTGACGCGTCCGCCGAGTCCCACTTCGTCGGCGATCTTGAGCCCGTCGATATTATAGAATTTGAGCTTTTTGTTGATGATGGTTTCCTGTATCTCGCGGGTGAGCATCCCAAAGGTTTCATCTCTGTTCCAGAAAGAATTGAGCAGAAACACACCACCTTCCTTGATGCAGCCGAGGATGTCGAATCTGTCGATGAAAGCTTGGTTGTGACAGGCGACAAAATCTTCGTTGCAGACCAGGTATTGGGAGTGGATCGGCTTTTTGCCGAAACGCAGATGGCTGCGGGTGATGCCTCCGCTCTTTTTGCTGTCGTATTGGAAATAGCCTTGAACAAAGAGATCGGTGTGATCGCCGATGATCTTGATGCTGTTTTTGTTTGCACCAACGGTGCCATCGGAGCCCAAGCCCCAGAATTTGCAGTTGATGGTTCCATCCGGGACGGTATCGATAAATTCGCTATAATCGAGCGAAAGATGAGAGAGGTCGTCCTCGATGCCTACCGTGAAACCGTGGAAACCTTTGTTTGCCAGATGCTTATAGACCGAGAGAACCATCGGGGGGGTGAATTCCTTGCTGGCAAGACCGTATCTGCCGCCGATGATATGGATGTCGCTTCTGCTTTTGAGGCTTCCGACCACGTCCAGATAGAGAGGCTCGCCCAAAGAACCGGGTTCCTTGGTGCGGTCGAGCACGGCGATCTTTTTCACGCTTTCCGGCAAGGCTTCAATGAAGTGTTTCCCAGAGAAGGGACGATAGACGCGGACTTTGACCAAGCCCAGCTTCATGCCGCGCTTGTCATTGAGATAAGTGATGGTTTCCTCGATCGTTTCGCAGCCGCTGCCCATGGCAACGATCACGCTTTCCGCTTCGGGGTGTCCCACATAATCAAAGAGTTTGTATCCGCGTCCGATCGTGGCACCCACCTGTTCCATCGTTTCTGCGATGATCCCAGGGGCGGCGGAATAGTGCAGATTGGAGGTCTCGCGTCCTTGGAAATAGACGTCCGGTCCCTGCTGACCGACCTTCACGCGTGGGTTATCAGGATTGAGCGCGCGCTGACGGAAGGCTTCGATCAGGTCTCCATCGTCCAGCTCCGCCATCGTTTCATAATCGATCACTTCCACTTTTTGCAGCTCGTGCGAGGTTCTGAAACCATCGAAAAATACGAGGAAGGGGATCGAGGTTTTCATCGTGGCGAGCTGGCAGACCAAGCCCAAGTCCATCACTTCCTGCACGCTGTTGCAAGCGACCAAAGCAAAACCTGTGTTGCGGGCGCTCATCACATCCGAATGGTCTCCAAAGATGGATAAAGATTGCGCGGCGAGCGAACGCGCCGTCACGTAAAACACTGTGGGAAGCATCTCTCCAGCGATCTTGTGCATGTTTGGAAGCATCAGCATCAATCCCTGAGAGGCTGTAAAAGTGGTGGTCAGTGCTCCAGCGGATAAGGATCCATGCACTGCTCCGGCGGCTCCGGCTTCGGATTGCATTTCGATCACATCGACCGTCGTGCCGTTGATATTCTTCTTGCCTTCGGACGCCCAAGCGTCGGAAAGCTCTCCCATGCCGGAGGATGGAGTGATCGGATAGATCGCCGCCACCTCGGCAAATGCATAGGCAACATGCGCTGCAGCGGTATTGCCGTCCAATGTGGCTTTTGTCTGTTTAGCCATTATATGACTCCTTGTAGGTTCTTTTATTACAAGTTCTTAGTTTTTTAGTCATTACTTTTTGAGGTGCGCTTTGTGTCAATAAAATTCATCTTAACCCGCATCAGATTGTGGTTGACAGCATCGCCTTGCCGATAAAATAGACGCTATGAGTTTGAATCACCCCAAAACCAAGATCGTCTTCATCGCCGTGAACAGTTCCTGGACGCAGAGCAGCCTGGCGCTGTATTATCTGCGGGAGTTGATCCGCGATCTTCCCTATAGCACGAAAATGATCGATTTTACCCTCAAAGATCATCAGTCGGACGCTTTGGCGAGGATTACCAAGGAAAAGCCCGATATCCTCTGTTTTTCGGCATATATCTGGAATCGGGACTTCCTGGAAAAGCTCATCCCGGATCTGAGAAAACTCCTCCCCGAAAGCATTTTCGTGTTCGGCGGACCTGAAATGCCGGCTCTCGCAGAGAAAATCCAAAGCGGACGCTTTGACAGATTCATTCAAGGTCCCGGCGAAGCGGCATTCAGAGAGCAGGCGGAACTCGATTTCGAAGGCAGAGGAGGATTCATATCCCGTCCAAATTATCCCCTCCGTGACATCCCTTTTCCCTACCGGACAAGCGACAAAACTCTTCTATCCGGCAAGCTGCTCTACTATGAATCTTCGCGCGGCTGCCCTTTTGAATGCGTCTATTGCCTTTCGGCGGAGGACAAACGCCTTGAAGCGCGCTTTGATCTTCGCGATCCCCTTGATCGTAAGCTGTTATACAAAGAACTGGACAAGCTCGTTAGTTTTGAGCCGAAAACCATCAAATTCATCGATCGTAGCTTCAACATCCATCCAATGCTCGCCCACGCGATCTGGGAATATATCATCAAGCTTGACTGCGCCTGCGATTTTCACTTTGAGATCTACCCCGACCTGCTCAACGAAAACGACCTTGTTCTACTTGAAAAAGCTCCCCCAAACCGCATCCGCTTCGAAATCGGAATCCAGAGCACAGACGACGAAATCAACCAAGTTAGCCACCGCAGATCAAACTGGAAGAAGAGCAAAGCCATGCTGCAAAAGCTGTTGGAACGCACTCAGATCCGCGTCCATGCCGATCTGATGCTGGGTTTGCCTTCTCAAACCAAGGCGTCGGTGTTCAAATCAATCGACGAACTCGCCCCCCTTTTCCCACACGAAATTCAGCTCGGCATGCTGAAAATCCTTCCCGATACTCCGATGCAAGCCATTGCAAATCAAAGGGATTATCTCTGGCAGGAACATCCGCCCTACCAAGTGCTAAAGACCGACCTGCTCAGTTTCGACGAGATCTTGAGCTTCGAATCCCTGGCGCGGGTGATCAATCTCTATTGGAACAAGGGAGAATTCATGCCTCAGTGGCGCAACCTGATCCCGAAACACAAGGCTTCGAAACTCTTTTCCGCCCTTTTGAAATACCACTTTCAGCATGATCTACCCCTGCACAGCATGGCAAAACCGAAACGGGAGATCGTCTTCGCCGAAATGCTCGGGCAGAGCTGATCAGAGTAGTTGGAGACAAGGGGACAGTGACTTCACTCATGCGCGACAAGCTGAAGCCCTGCTCCGCAAAGCTTCAAGCCGTCTCAATTCTCAATTCTGTAGATTTTTTTATGGAAAAGAAAGTTCTTGACGAGAAACAAGCCTTGAATTTACTGTGGAAATGGTTGATTGTTATCATTACAATAACCAATGCGTATAGTGTGTGTGAAGCGAAGACCTGCTCCGCTTTGGCGCTCAGGTCTTCATTAAAATGAGAAACAATGAGTTGGAGTTGGCTCAAACTTTGGGGCTCAACTAAGAAAACGATTACAAAAGGAGGAGAATTGGCTACTATCAAACATGATGAA from Candidatus Cloacimonadaceae bacterium encodes the following:
- a CDS encoding sodium-translocating pyrophosphatase; the protein is MPILPLIWFIAPLGAITALFFALFLYHDVKKENPGNARMVEIAGFVREGAFAYLRQQYKGVVIFFVITFALLQYMAHGLKVLDPWIPWGFLSGGFMSGLAGYIGMNTATMASSRTAQACSESLNQGLKVAFRAGGVMGLVVVGLALWDISVWFYFLNYLGYDLHKIAVVMLSFGMGASSQALFARLGGGIYTKAADVGADLVGKVEADIPEDDPRNPATIADNVGDNVGDVAGMGADLYESYAGSILATAALGMSAFMQLSAKYPAIGGKMFNFIAAPMILSGIGALLSVIGIFLVSTKEGAQMKQLMAALNKSVYISSLLIAIAAYFITRALLPPEYYFGIFLSTIIGLLAGVLIGYFTEIYTSHSYKSTQNIAKQGEYGSATVILEGISVGMISTAAPVIIIVLGIITAFTVSKGFDIVEMGLYGIGFGAVGMLATLGVTLAMDAFGPIADNAGGNAQMSHLPKSVRERTDNLDAVGNTTAAIGKGFAIGSAALTAMALMAAYLEKVRDAFVMMGNKLGEIQYLEINYGTFSHKVEASKATLTNFIDYYQINPLNPKFLLGIFVGAMVTYVFSALTIKAVGRAAGKMVKEVRRQFTTMPGILQGKTKPDYERCVTISTQGAQQEMILPALIGIITPVAIGLVFGVAGVLGVLIGGLTTGFVTAVMMNNAGGAWDNAKKFVEMGEMGGSGSQIHKATIVGDTVGDPFKDTAGPCINILIKLMSMVSIVFAGLIVTYSPRIQNIYMPKTNNTVIEQTIDAPGDSLRGLIDDHMDK
- a CDS encoding DUF899 family protein — encoded protein: MTEKDIKQQITDLEGEIIQKKTELYKLKRSVPRFEIQDYKLLRRDGKAVLISELFGDKQEMILVHNMGAACPYCTLWADGFIGIQKHLENRAAFVVSTPDPPSAMDAFASFRGWNFEVVSTSACTLKHDLGFQLEDGSYYPGVSTLFKDESGKIIHVAKAFFGPGDDFCALWYFFDLLHIEDPDWEPKFKY
- a CDS encoding DUF4476 domain-containing protein; amino-acid sequence: MQKLMLIAIALFGIGLLFAQGFTISTPEGNISMNITGVQADGKTNSGTLIDNIVARLEQLQKEHHVKLNKVDQIRAKKLVDEIYELLALLPMDANVSVTSAPTAQPSSQPNISINITSPPADTKPAPTVKPSTEKPKHEAITTPGRKLMPDKDFNDLMARINKESFADNKLRVLNTAAKNSRFNVSQIVRLIGAFTFAEDKLNALSVAYPECQDPHNNYKILEAFTFASDKEDAEEIINSY
- the nifJ gene encoding pyruvate:ferredoxin (flavodoxin) oxidoreductase produces the protein MAKQTKATLDGNTAAAHVAYAFAEVAAIYPITPSSGMGELSDAWASEGKKNINGTTVDVIEMQSEAGAAGAVHGSLSAGALTTTFTASQGLMLMLPNMHKIAGEMLPTVFYVTARSLAAQSLSIFGDHSDVMSARNTGFALVACNSVQEVMDLGLVCQLATMKTSIPFLVFFDGFRTSHELQKVEVIDYETMAELDDGDLIEAFRQRALNPDNPRVKVGQQGPDVYFQGRETSNLHYSAAPGIIAETMEQVGATIGRGYKLFDYVGHPEAESVIVAMGSGCETIEETITYLNDKRGMKLGLVKVRVYRPFSGKHFIEALPESVKKIAVLDRTKEPGSLGEPLYLDVVGSLKSRSDIHIIGGRYGLASKEFTPPMVLSVYKHLANKGFHGFTVGIEDDLSHLSLDYSEFIDTVPDGTINCKFWGLGSDGTVGANKNSIKIIGDHTDLFVQGYFQYDSKKSGGITRSHLRFGKKPIHSQYLVCNEDFVACHNQAFIDRFDILGCIKEGGVFLLNSFWNRDETFGMLTREIQETIINKKLKFYNIDGLKIADEVGLGGRVNTVMQTAFFLISGVLERGEAISLIKESIEKTYGRKGDEIVQMNLNAVDKVNEALVEIDVPASLPAEYAPIKKLVPDDADDFSKKVIAPIMRELGDSIKVSEMPLDGYIPTGTARLEKRRVAPAAPHWIAENCIQCNQCSFVCPHAAIRSKLIKDEDLKGAPDTFKTLKAIGAEGYQYKIQAYIDDCQSCRVCVNECPKAALVMSPIEDERAIGEQANYEYFDALPNDVMANYKETNVKGSQFKQPLLEFSGACAGCGETPYIKLLTQLYGDRMIIANATGCSSIWGGTFPTIPYTKNKDGKGPAWANSLFEDNAEYGFGMRLAINSHRKLLKLAIEHLMDKAIDPTLKEAFGYALGHWTDVDAPAKENAAKIKALLPDAIGKACEGCAKLLRRVIELKDYLIEKSIWAVGGDGWAYDIGFGGLDHVLASNQNVNVFVLDTEVYSNTGGQASKATPLGSIARFAEAGKNTNKKDLGMMMMTYGYVYVASIAMGANKVQAMQAIQEAEAFPGPSIIIAYAPCINHGIDMSQAQKQQKRAVEAGYWLLYRYNPLNRLQNKNPLTLDSKEPTMKVQDYLALEKRYSGLELIFPERSKQFQASAEIFFKDRYLQYKKLADS
- a CDS encoding DUF4080 domain-containing protein, with protein sequence MSLNHPKTKIVFIAVNSSWTQSSLALYYLRELIRDLPYSTKMIDFTLKDHQSDALARITKEKPDILCFSAYIWNRDFLEKLIPDLRKLLPESIFVFGGPEMPALAEKIQSGRFDRFIQGPGEAAFREQAELDFEGRGGFISRPNYPLRDIPFPYRTSDKTLLSGKLLYYESSRGCPFECVYCLSAEDKRLEARFDLRDPLDRKLLYKELDKLVSFEPKTIKFIDRSFNIHPMLAHAIWEYIIKLDCACDFHFEIYPDLLNENDLVLLEKAPPNRIRFEIGIQSTDDEINQVSHRRSNWKKSKAMLQKLLERTQIRVHADLMLGLPSQTKASVFKSIDELAPLFPHEIQLGMLKILPDTPMQAIANQRDYLWQEHPPYQVLKTDLLSFDEILSFESLARVINLYWNKGEFMPQWRNLIPKHKASKLFSALLKYHFQHDLPLHSMAKPKREIVFAEMLGQS